In one window of Leptospira sp. GIMC2001 DNA:
- a CDS encoding class I SAM-dependent methyltransferase produces MAELEYYENIEYQNFLLSSKRREICPPEAIFDNFKFNGVENLVDFGAGKGFFIPEFRKVLSKEAWIWAAECQQELLDHILKRKIEENIPNLTPFFIERSDHPLLPEWIPQPDLVFSSLCLSTFPNPGLAMDGLIRSMRPGGRLIILDWNKHEYDIGPRINDKISQDKMMFLAEDYKLKITKHMRIKEYFYILEVVAGANFEWGYYDLKEEEADGGIWEKS; encoded by the coding sequence ATGGCAGAACTTGAATACTACGAAAATATAGAATACCAAAACTTCCTTCTATCAAGCAAACGAAGAGAGATTTGCCCTCCAGAAGCAATATTTGACAACTTCAAATTCAATGGAGTAGAAAACCTGGTAGATTTCGGAGCAGGAAAAGGGTTCTTCATTCCGGAATTCAGAAAAGTTCTATCGAAAGAAGCTTGGATCTGGGCTGCTGAATGCCAACAAGAGTTGCTGGATCATATTCTAAAAAGAAAAATCGAAGAAAATATTCCCAATCTCACACCTTTTTTTATCGAAAGGTCTGATCACCCACTTTTACCAGAATGGATTCCACAACCGGATCTCGTATTTTCTTCGTTATGCCTATCCACTTTTCCGAATCCAGGACTTGCTATGGACGGACTGATTCGTTCAATGAGACCAGGTGGACGCCTAATCATTCTAGATTGGAACAAACATGAATACGATATTGGTCCGCGTATAAACGATAAGATTTCTCAGGACAAAATGATGTTCCTTGCAGAAGACTACAAACTCAAGATAACAAAGCATATGCGAATCAAGGAATATTTTTATATTTTGGAAGTGGTTGCTGGAGCCAATTTCGAATGGGGCTATTATGACCTAAAAGAAGAAGAGGCAGATGGCGGAATTTGGGAGAAAAGTTAG